The genomic segment AATTACCACCCGGGCAACATCTTACTTTGAAATTCCCTGTACTAACCTACGGCACAACACCCAGAATTGACCTCAAAGACTGGCGACTGACCTTGGATGGCTTAGTAGAAAATCCGCTCACGCTGACTTGGGATGATTTTCTGGCTCTGCCGCAGGTGACGATTACAGCAGATTTTCACTGCGTAACACGCTGGTCAATGCTAGACAAGACATGGACAGGCGTGCCGATAAAGGAAGTGCTCAAACAGATTAAGCCAAAGCCTGAAGCGAGGGCAGTGATGGTCTACTGCTACGGTGGTTACACGACAAACCTCACGCTGGACGCGCTAGACGATGACGATGTATTGCTCTGCCACTCGTGGGAAGGGCAGCCACTTACACCAGAACACGGCGGTCCGTGCCGACTGCTGGTGCCCAAACGCTATGCTTGGAAAAGCGCAAAGTGGATCCATCGTATAGAGTTTCTCGCAGAAGATATGCCTGGCTTTTGGGAGCAAAACGGCTACTCAATGAGCGCTGACCCTTGGAAGGAAGAACGCTATTCCGATGATTGACTTGCACATTTCGGCATTTGTTCGCTCCTAAATGATTACGGTCGCTGAGGCAGATGCAATTCTTCAAGCGCGCTGTCGCGCCTTCGGCATCGCTGAATTGACCTTAGCTGAAGCAGTGGGACGTGTGCTTGCTGAGCCTTTGATAGCCGACCGTGATTTTCCCCCTTTTCACCGAGTTGCAATGGACGGTTTCGCCTTAGATTGGGCAGCGGTGCAAGCAGGGCAGCGACGATTTGAAGTGGTGCACACTCAGCGCGCAGGTATGCCTGCGGTAGCCTTGCCGAAGTCTGGTGTAGCAGTAGAAGTGATGACAGGGGCAGTGCTACCAGTGGGTGCGACCGTCGTTGTGCGTGTGGAAGATGTTGAGTTAGAACAACAGGGTGAGCGGCGATTCATTGCGCTAAAGAGCATCCCTGAAAAAATCTGGCAAAATGTGCATCAGCAGGGAATAGACCGTCGGCAGGGCGAGACGATTGTGCCACAGGGACGAATGCTGTCGCCAGCGGAAATTGCAGTAGCGGCTGCTATTGGCAAGGTAACCGTGCACGTCTATGCCCATCCACGCATTGCGATTGTCTCTACAGGTGATGAGCTGGTAGAAATTTCTGAGACCCCACTGCCACATCAAATTCGTCGCTCCAATGCAGCGATGCTGCAAGCCT from the Chloroherpetonaceae bacterium genome contains:
- a CDS encoding sulfite oxidase-like oxidoreductase codes for the protein MSRIELESALKDQLNAFGKAKLPPGQHLTLKFPVLTYGTTPRIDLKDWRLTLDGLVENPLTLTWDDFLALPQVTITADFHCVTRWSMLDKTWTGVPIKEVLKQIKPKPEARAVMVYCYGGYTTNLTLDALDDDDVLLCHSWEGQPLTPEHGGPCRLLVPKRYAWKSAKWIHRIEFLAEDMPGFWEQNGYSMSADPWKEERYSDD
- a CDS encoding molybdopterin molybdotransferase MoeA, translated to MITVAEADAILQARCRAFGIAELTLAEAVGRVLAEPLIADRDFPPFHRVAMDGFALDWAAVQAGQRRFEVVHTQRAGMPAVALPKSGVAVEVMTGAVLPVGATVVVRVEDVELEQQGERRFIALKSIPEKIWQNVHQQGIDRRQGETIVPQGRMLSPAEIAVAAAIGKVTVHVYAHPRIAIVSTGDELVEISETPLPHQIRRSNAAMLQAFLRARGLECKLFHTGDASEAMHQCFADLLQDYDVIISTGSVSAGEVDILPSVLQELGVEVHFHKVAQRPGKPMLFGQTQTCTVFALPGNPVSAVLCFLRYVWRWICAAQGQEKSKPLFAQLTEPVVFKPKLTYFLPVRLAVSSEATLLAEPLAGHGSGDFANLVDCDGFLELPAEKSEFVKGEAHPVWLYRDWC